The proteins below come from a single Chryseobacterium capnotolerans genomic window:
- a CDS encoding radical SAM protein, whose product MITSFVLKVASRCNLNCSYCYMYNLGDKTYLKQPKFMSIDTIKAFAAKLDEYCLENHLNTIQIVFHGGEPLLISKEFYRESIRIFKEILPDHYFDFVIQTNGVGLDDEWYQLFNELGIRVGISIDGPKEYHDKYRVFHNGKGSYEEVKQAITLGQNYGLNGVLSVINIKIPPQELYDEVKNLKVKGLSILLPDGHFDQLPEGMDKELVNTKNYTPYADWLIELFKIWKNDHDRMSVRFFKTLIDLIVGEDEGDQILGKNINGVAVLETNGNLEVADFIRACYEGITRNDINIHTHAIGDVFNDRLFDVYMNAHSMVSQKCLNCSVYDFCGGGFLGNRYSNDRGFDNPTIYCHDMIKLITYIQNDIIDGIPLETQEEMELSKVSYEDIVHELEFDNEEIMIESEVKEKLMHYRLA is encoded by the coding sequence ATGATTACTTCTTTTGTGTTAAAGGTTGCAAGCAGATGCAATCTCAACTGCTCGTATTGTTACATGTATAATTTAGGTGATAAAACATATTTGAAACAGCCTAAATTCATGTCAATTGATACCATAAAAGCTTTCGCAGCTAAGCTGGATGAATATTGCCTGGAAAATCATTTGAATACTATACAAATCGTTTTTCATGGAGGTGAACCATTATTGATATCCAAAGAGTTTTATCGTGAATCCATCAGGATTTTCAAGGAAATACTTCCAGATCATTACTTTGATTTTGTAATTCAGACCAATGGTGTTGGGCTGGATGATGAATGGTATCAACTCTTCAATGAATTGGGTATCAGAGTTGGAATAAGCATAGATGGTCCCAAAGAATATCATGATAAATACCGTGTTTTCCACAATGGTAAAGGATCTTATGAGGAAGTAAAGCAAGCAATTACTCTGGGGCAGAATTATGGCCTTAATGGAGTATTGTCTGTCATAAATATTAAAATTCCTCCTCAGGAACTTTATGATGAGGTTAAAAATTTAAAAGTAAAAGGCCTTAGTATTCTTTTACCGGACGGTCATTTTGATCAGCTTCCCGAAGGAATGGACAAGGAACTCGTTAATACCAAAAACTATACTCCTTATGCAGATTGGCTGATAGAATTATTTAAAATTTGGAAAAATGACCATGATAGAATGAGTGTACGATTTTTTAAAACACTTATTGATCTTATTGTGGGTGAGGATGAAGGCGACCAGATTTTAGGTAAAAATATCAATGGAGTTGCTGTACTGGAAACTAATGGGAATTTGGAAGTTGCAGACTTTATAAGAGCCTGTTATGAAGGAATTACCAGAAATGATATTAATATCCATACCCACGCTATTGGTGATGTCTTCAATGATAGGCTTTTTGATGTCTATATGAATGCACATTCCATGGTATCACAGAAATGTCTTAACTGTTCTGTTTATGATTTTTGTGGTGGCGGATTTTTAGGGAATCGCTATTCTAATGACCGGGGCTTTGATAATCCTACTATTTATTGCCATGACATGATTAAGCTTATTACCTATATTCAGAACGATATTATAGATGGAATCCCATTAGAAACACAAGAAGAAATGGAATTGTCAAAAGTTTCTTATGAAGATATAGTACATGAGTTGGAATTTGACAATGAAGAGATTATGATTGAATCCGAAGTGAAAGAAAAATTAATGCATTATCGTTTAGCATGA
- a CDS encoding glycoside hydrolase family 97 protein, producing the protein MKKITVGALLLSMMFTGVKAQSLKSPDGKFEMNFQLKDGVPFYNLKYNGAVVVEDSKLGLRLFKDTAIKFASEIAKPEDAKYDLNNGFAKVDEKRDSKNETWQPVLGEKKNYINNYNELAVTLNQASTDRSIVVKFRLFNDGLGFRYEFPQQKNLNYFVIREEDSEIDFPTDMKAWWMVADYDSQEYQYQETKVSEIPAKWDKAFDANASQTLVKNAVQSPLMLKKEGKTPLYINVAEAAVLDYPASHLEVDAQNFKFKTHLTADRQGAKGYIQTPSVTPWRTIIVAPKAEEVMDSKMIFNLNEPTKYTDTSYIHPTKYMGVWWEMIIGKSQWAYSTAENVHLGKTDFAKLTPNGKHAANNTKVKEYIDFAAENGFQGLLIEGWNIGWEDWFGHSKEFVFDFITPYPDFDIKMLNDYAHSKGIKLIMHHETSGSATNYERWADKAFQTMNKYGYDAVKTGYVGDIIPRGEHHYSQWTINHYYRIAEKANDYKIMVNSHESVRPTGESRTYPNYISAEAARGTEYEAFGGNKPDHQTVLPFTRWMGGSMDYTPGIFQTKLDYYFPGDTRFVKTTLAKQLALYVTMYMPLQMAADLPENYKKHMDAFQFIKDVAADWDDTKILSAEPGDYVITARKAKGTENWFVGGITDENKREYTVDFSFLDKGQTYEATIYEDGKDADYIDNPQSYHIYNKTITSKSKINFKMARSGGFAITIKKK; encoded by the coding sequence ATGAAGAAAATTACAGTTGGAGCACTCTTGCTCTCAATGATGTTTACAGGAGTAAAAGCACAATCTTTAAAATCGCCGGACGGTAAATTTGAAATGAACTTCCAGTTAAAAGACGGAGTTCCTTTCTATAATCTGAAATACAACGGTGCGGTGGTTGTAGAAGATTCAAAATTGGGATTGAGATTATTTAAAGACACAGCCATAAAATTTGCTTCTGAAATAGCTAAACCAGAAGATGCAAAATACGACCTTAACAACGGTTTTGCAAAGGTAGATGAAAAAAGAGACTCCAAAAATGAGACCTGGCAGCCGGTTCTTGGAGAAAAGAAAAATTATATCAACAACTACAATGAATTAGCAGTTACGCTAAATCAAGCTTCTACAGACAGAAGTATTGTAGTGAAGTTCAGATTGTTCAATGATGGGCTTGGATTCAGATATGAGTTTCCACAACAGAAAAACCTTAATTATTTCGTCATCAGAGAAGAAGATTCTGAAATCGATTTCCCAACCGATATGAAGGCTTGGTGGATGGTAGCAGACTATGATTCTCAGGAATATCAGTATCAGGAAACAAAAGTTTCTGAAATTCCGGCAAAATGGGATAAAGCATTTGATGCCAATGCCTCTCAGACATTGGTGAAAAATGCAGTTCAGTCTCCATTAATGCTGAAAAAAGAAGGTAAAACACCTTTATATATCAACGTTGCAGAAGCTGCTGTATTAGACTATCCGGCTTCACACCTTGAAGTAGATGCTCAGAACTTTAAGTTCAAAACACACCTGACTGCGGACAGACAGGGAGCAAAAGGATATATCCAAACTCCATCAGTAACGCCTTGGAGAACAATTATTGTTGCCCCAAAAGCAGAAGAGGTAATGGATTCTAAAATGATCTTCAACCTGAATGAACCTACAAAATATACGGATACCTCTTATATTCACCCAACAAAATACATGGGAGTTTGGTGGGAAATGATTATTGGGAAATCTCAGTGGGCATATTCTACAGCTGAAAATGTTCATTTAGGTAAAACGGACTTTGCGAAATTAACACCAAACGGAAAACATGCAGCTAATAACACAAAAGTTAAAGAATACATTGACTTTGCCGCTGAAAATGGATTCCAGGGACTATTGATCGAAGGCTGGAACATTGGTTGGGAAGACTGGTTCGGACACTCTAAAGAATTTGTTTTTGATTTCATTACCCCTTACCCGGATTTTGATATCAAAATGCTGAACGATTATGCACATTCAAAAGGAATCAAGCTGATCATGCACCACGAAACTTCAGGTTCAGCAACGAACTATGAAAGATGGGCAGATAAAGCATTCCAGACAATGAATAAATATGGTTATGACGCTGTGAAAACAGGATATGTAGGAGATATTATTCCAAGAGGTGAGCATCACTATTCTCAATGGACGATTAACCATTACTATAGAATTGCTGAAAAAGCAAACGACTATAAAATCATGGTCAACTCTCACGAGTCTGTGCGTCCTACAGGAGAAAGCCGTACCTATCCTAACTATATTTCTGCTGAAGCTGCACGTGGAACAGAATATGAAGCATTTGGAGGAAACAAACCGGATCACCAGACTGTACTTCCATTTACAAGATGGATGGGAGGTTCTATGGATTACACCCCAGGAATTTTCCAAACAAAGCTAGATTATTATTTCCCTGGAGATACACGTTTCGTGAAAACAACATTAGCAAAACAGCTGGCTCTATATGTGACAATGTATATGCCGCTTCAGATGGCAGCTGACCTTCCTGAGAACTATAAAAAGCATATGGATGCCTTCCAGTTCATCAAAGATGTAGCCGCTGATTGGGATGATACGAAGATTTTATCTGCTGAGCCGGGAGATTATGTAATCACTGCAAGAAAAGCAAAAGGGACAGAGAATTGGTTCGTAGGAGGAATTACGGATGAAAACAAACGTGAGTACACTGTAGATTTCTCATTCCTGGATAAAGGACAGACTTATGAGGCAACCATTTATGAAGATGGAAAAGATGCTGATTATATCGATAATCCTCAGAGTTATCATATTTATAACAAAACAATCACAAGCAAATCAAAAATTAATTTTAAAATGGCTAGAAGTGGCGGTTTTGCAATAACAATTAAGAAAAAGTAA
- a CDS encoding SusE domain-containing protein produces MKNLFKILALVFTGLIVFSCEKDEDQAVINETSAGKISADKSTIVLNELNANDVVITFTWTKPTFNIAVVPNQKVEFGIKGDGFKKSATIDFSNDMTSGAVTHAAMNAAMFSIGAVPDAVNDIEVRLKTSVGSAAFYSNVIAVKVTPYTPNPDLVYPKINVPGSYAGAAGYVNWNPANTPNLYSPEKNDKYRGFIWINTVAGVEDGKYKFAINQDWPGNKGDDGSNSGKLKLDGDNIKAPAIGTYYIKVDWAANTYTSVLANFGIIGDATPTGWDSDTDFVYNPTTKTFVINSIALNSTGLFKFRANDDWTMKFQPSKNDETLTSGKGVQTYFNAEGTVADDPGYKVSEAGNYKIELDLHNSAYYKLTITKL; encoded by the coding sequence ATGAAAAATTTATTCAAAATATTAGCTTTGGTTTTTACCGGGCTTATAGTTTTTTCCTGTGAAAAAGACGAAGATCAGGCGGTTATTAATGAAACATCTGCCGGTAAAATATCTGCTGATAAAAGTACAATAGTTCTTAATGAACTTAATGCTAATGATGTTGTAATCACTTTTACATGGACAAAGCCGACATTTAATATTGCTGTAGTTCCCAATCAAAAAGTAGAATTCGGGATCAAAGGTGATGGTTTCAAAAAGAGTGCTACCATCGACTTTTCCAATGATATGACCTCAGGTGCTGTTACTCATGCTGCAATGAATGCCGCAATGTTTTCAATTGGAGCTGTACCAGATGCTGTAAATGATATCGAGGTAAGATTGAAAACCTCTGTAGGATCAGCGGCTTTCTACTCTAATGTAATCGCAGTAAAGGTAACTCCGTACACTCCAAACCCGGATTTGGTATATCCAAAAATCAATGTACCTGGTAGCTATGCTGGTGCAGCAGGTTATGTCAATTGGAATCCAGCTAATACTCCTAATTTGTATTCTCCTGAAAAAAATGATAAATACAGAGGATTTATATGGATCAATACGGTTGCTGGTGTTGAAGATGGGAAATACAAGTTTGCTATAAATCAGGATTGGCCTGGGAATAAAGGTGATGATGGTTCCAATTCCGGAAAATTAAAACTGGATGGAGATAACATAAAAGCACCTGCAATAGGAACTTATTATATTAAGGTAGATTGGGCTGCCAATACTTATACTTCAGTACTGGCCAATTTCGGAATTATCGGGGATGCAACTCCTACAGGATGGGATTCAGATACAGATTTTGTTTACAATCCTACTACAAAAACTTTTGTAATCAATTCCATTGCCCTAAACAGTACAGGTTTATTTAAATTCAGAGCTAATGATGACTGGACAATGAAATTCCAGCCTAGTAAAAATGATGAGACTTTAACGTCAGGAAAAGGGGTGCAAACCTATTTTAATGCTGAAGGAACAGTAGCTGATGATCCAGGTTATAAAGTCTCAGAAGCAGGTAACTATAAAATTGAATTGGATTTACATAATTCAGCATATTATAAGTTAACCATTACAAAATTGTAA
- a CDS encoding RagB/SusD family nutrient uptake outer membrane protein — translation MKLNRFKLKNIVLPLSAVFLLTATSCVKDLEREPITDVTSASIYKDFANYKNVLAKLYGGLAMGGQISGDGDQPDSDINGINGGFSQYTRLMYTLNVVTTDEAVIGWNDGNLHTLHKMTWDASNEFIAAMYYRVYTEIAFCNEFLRNVTDEKLASNNITGDNLTQAKLMRAEARFLRAQSYYHAIDMFGNVPFVDESYLPGSKNPPQRIERKALFNYIESELLAVAGELKDPKTNEYGRADKAAVWSLLAKLYLNAEVYTGTQRNTDCITYCNKVIAAGYSLKPKYDDLFLADNNINNPEQILSVNFDGINTQTNGGTTYLVHAAIGGEMKAADFGVNGGWSGLRTTKAFVGLFPTNGSDKRGRFFTSGQNLEINDLGSFTDGYAFIKFKNVKSNGSVGAHTNWVEADIPLYRLADIYLMYAESVLRGGAGGNQATAIGYINQLRERAYGNTNGDVSSINLNFILDERGREMSWEMTRRTDLIRFNKFTTGDYLWPWKGNVKEGKAVENYRNLFPIPAKDIVANPNLIQNPGY, via the coding sequence ATGAAACTAAATAGATTTAAACTTAAAAATATAGTATTGCCTCTTTCTGCAGTATTTTTATTAACGGCAACATCTTGTGTGAAAGATCTTGAAAGGGAACCTATTACTGATGTTACTTCAGCCAGTATTTATAAAGATTTTGCCAATTATAAAAATGTGCTGGCAAAACTTTACGGAGGTCTTGCCATGGGAGGCCAGATCAGTGGAGACGGAGATCAGCCTGATAGTGACATCAATGGGATCAATGGTGGATTTTCCCAATATACCAGACTAATGTACACATTGAATGTTGTTACAACCGATGAAGCTGTAATTGGCTGGAATGATGGAAACCTGCATACCCTTCATAAAATGACCTGGGATGCTTCCAATGAATTCATCGCAGCTATGTATTATAGAGTATATACGGAAATTGCTTTTTGTAATGAGTTCTTAAGAAATGTAACCGACGAGAAATTAGCTTCTAATAATATTACAGGAGATAATCTTACGCAGGCAAAACTAATGAGAGCAGAAGCACGTTTCCTTAGAGCGCAATCGTATTATCATGCGATAGATATGTTCGGAAATGTTCCTTTTGTGGATGAATCCTATTTGCCTGGCTCTAAAAATCCGCCACAAAGGATAGAAAGAAAAGCATTGTTCAACTATATTGAGTCTGAATTACTTGCTGTAGCAGGAGAATTAAAAGACCCTAAAACCAATGAGTACGGAAGAGCGGATAAAGCAGCCGTCTGGTCATTATTGGCAAAATTATATTTGAATGCTGAAGTATATACAGGAACACAAAGAAATACAGACTGTATTACGTATTGTAACAAAGTGATTGCAGCAGGGTATTCTTTAAAGCCAAAATATGATGATTTATTCCTCGCGGATAATAACATCAATAACCCGGAGCAAATTTTAAGTGTAAATTTTGATGGAATAAATACACAAACCAATGGTGGAACTACTTATCTGGTACATGCTGCAATAGGTGGAGAGATGAAAGCTGCTGACTTTGGAGTGAATGGAGGTTGGAGTGGCTTAAGAACTACAAAAGCTTTTGTAGGTTTATTCCCAACTAATGGAAGCGATAAAAGAGGAAGGTTCTTTACTTCAGGGCAAAATTTAGAAATTAACGATTTAGGATCATTCACAGATGGTTATGCATTCATTAAATTCAAGAATGTTAAAAGTAACGGATCTGTCGGAGCTCATACCAACTGGGTTGAGGCTGATATCCCGCTATACCGTCTGGCAGATATCTATCTGATGTATGCGGAATCGGTACTTAGAGGAGGAGCTGGTGGAAATCAGGCTACGGCAATAGGTTATATTAATCAGTTGAGAGAGCGTGCTTACGGTAATACAAATGGAGATGTATCTTCAATTAATCTCAACTTTATTTTAGATGAGAGAGGAAGAGAGATGTCTTGGGAAATGACGAGAAGAACTGATCTTATTCGTTTTAATAAATTTACTACAGGAGATTATCTGTGGCCATGGAAAGGAAATGTGAAAGAAGGTAAAGCAGTAGAGAATTACAGAAATCTTTTCCCAATCCCTGCAAAAGATATTGTAGCAAATCCTAACCTGATTCAGAATCCTGGATATTAA